One window of Mediterraneibacter butyricigenes genomic DNA carries:
- a CDS encoding sugar ABC transporter substrate-binding protein, which translates to MKKKVMYSLFLVLFSLFLLAGCKKNVGTSEDNAVVDEENQTEEISYDYTFGFTCIDMSNPYYDTLEKSIETELEKVGCSLMTRDPALNVETQIQQIQEMIDAGVDAVFLCPVDWEAIQPAIDALNEAEIPIINIDTQIKDVESITAYVGSDNKNAGYVCGENLIELKPDGGKVVILESPSMNSVNERITGFEEAIAGKGFEIVARYDTKGDLEQSRQAMEKILAQYSDIDAVMCGNDQSALGALVSLGVAQRDDILIYGVDGSPDLKKELAKSNTAIAGTGAQSPINEGKDAVKVGLAILNGEDYEKNTYEPTFFINKDNVKMYGTDGWQ; encoded by the coding sequence ATGAAAAAGAAAGTGATGTATAGCTTGTTTTTGGTATTGTTTTCGCTGTTTCTACTGGCCGGATGTAAGAAAAATGTAGGAACCTCTGAGGATAATGCGGTTGTAGATGAAGAGAATCAGACGGAAGAAATATCTTATGATTATACCTTTGGATTTACTTGTATCGATATGTCGAATCCGTATTATGATACACTGGAAAAGTCTATCGAGACGGAACTGGAGAAAGTGGGATGCTCTCTGATGACAAGAGATCCTGCGCTGAATGTAGAGACGCAGATCCAACAGATCCAGGAGATGATCGATGCCGGAGTAGATGCGGTGTTCCTGTGTCCGGTAGACTGGGAAGCGATCCAGCCGGCGATTGATGCACTGAATGAGGCGGAGATTCCGATTATCAATATTGATACCCAGATCAAGGATGTGGAATCCATCACAGCTTATGTGGGATCAGACAATAAAAACGCAGGTTATGTCTGCGGAGAAAACCTGATCGAGCTGAAGCCGGATGGCGGAAAAGTGGTCATTCTGGAAAGCCCGTCCATGAACTCGGTGAATGAACGTATTACCGGATTTGAAGAGGCAATTGCCGGAAAAGGATTTGAGATTGTCGCAAGATATGACACCAAAGGAGATCTGGAACAGTCCAGACAGGCAATGGAGAAAATCCTGGCCCAGTATTCAGACATTGACGCAGTCATGTGCGGGAATGATCAGTCCGCGCTGGGGGCACTGGTTTCCCTTGGGGTTGCTCAAAGAGACGATATCCTGATCTACGGAGTGGACGGTTCTCCAGATCTGAAAAAAGAACTGGCAAAATCCAATACCGCAATTGCGGGAACCGGAGCACAGTCGCCGATCAATGAAGGAAAAGATGCCGTGAAAGTGGGACTTGCTATTTTGAACGGTGAAGATTACGAGAAAAATACATATGAGCCAACCTTCTTTATCAATAAGGATAATGTAAAGATGTACGGAA
- a CDS encoding DUF1292 domain-containing protein, producing MNEESITVTLTLDNDETLECLVLTIYETNGQKYIALLPLDEEGDNTDGEVFIYRYLESEDGEPELDNILDDEEYEIAADAFDEWLDTQEFDEISE from the coding sequence ATGAACGAAGAATCAATCACTGTGACCCTGACTCTGGACAATGATGAGACGCTGGAGTGCCTGGTCCTTACGATTTACGAAACCAATGGTCAGAAATATATTGCCCTTCTCCCCTTAGATGAAGAAGGAGACAACACAGACGGGGAAGTCTTCATCTACCGTTATCTGGAGTCTGAAGACGGCGAACCCGAGCTGGACAATATCTTAGATGATGAAGAATATGAGATCGCCGCAGATGCATTCGATGAGTGGCTGGACACTCAGGAATTTGACGAGATAAGTGAATAG